Proteins encoded together in one Kutzneria kofuensis window:
- the efp gene encoding elongation factor P: protein MATTNDLKNGLVLNLEGQLWTVVAFQHVKPGKGGAFVRTTLKHVLTGKVVDKTFNAGTKVDTATVDKRGMTYLYRDGSDFVFMDGDTYDQMNIPAETVGDAANFMLENQEAVVAVHEGVALFVELPTSVELVIQHTDPGLQGDRSTGGTKPATLETGAEIQVPLFVTTGEKVKVDTRDGRYLGRVNA, encoded by the coding sequence GTGGCCACCACCAACGACCTCAAGAACGGCCTGGTGCTCAACCTCGAGGGCCAGCTTTGGACCGTCGTGGCGTTCCAGCACGTCAAGCCCGGAAAGGGCGGCGCGTTCGTGCGCACCACCCTCAAGCACGTGCTCACCGGCAAGGTGGTGGACAAGACCTTCAACGCCGGCACCAAGGTCGACACGGCCACGGTCGACAAGCGCGGCATGACCTACCTGTACCGCGACGGCTCGGACTTCGTGTTCATGGACGGCGACACGTACGACCAGATGAACATCCCGGCCGAGACCGTCGGCGACGCGGCCAACTTCATGCTGGAGAACCAGGAGGCCGTGGTCGCCGTGCACGAGGGCGTCGCGCTCTTCGTGGAGCTGCCGACCTCGGTCGAGCTGGTCATCCAGCACACCGACCCGGGCCTGCAGGGCGACCGCTCCACCGGCGGCACCAAGCCGGCCACCCTGGAGACCGGCGCCGAGATCCAGGTGCCGCTGTTCGTGACGACCGGCGAGAAGGTCAAGGTGGACACCCGCGACGGTCGCTACCTCGGACGAGTCAACGCCTGA
- a CDS encoding B-4DMT family transporter: MRAWLLRGLVLAVVHAAVQTGEAWVRAGDPTAVGWLRPTALGLLVGVAVLWSGIDGWLGREGRGMVWFFSALVAGPVGGVLGVIGQGVFVDDTGAEALPVAITGGAAFIALLVLVPAGVGLLIGRLVTATRAADSAPATPPTPVSRRTAR; encoded by the coding sequence ATGAGGGCGTGGTTGCTACGCGGGCTGGTGTTGGCCGTGGTGCACGCGGCGGTGCAGACGGGCGAGGCGTGGGTGCGCGCCGGCGATCCGACCGCGGTCGGCTGGCTGCGGCCGACGGCACTGGGCCTGCTGGTGGGCGTCGCCGTGCTGTGGTCCGGCATCGACGGTTGGCTGGGCCGCGAGGGTCGCGGCATGGTGTGGTTCTTCAGCGCCCTGGTGGCCGGCCCGGTCGGCGGTGTGCTCGGGGTCATCGGCCAGGGCGTGTTCGTGGACGACACGGGCGCCGAGGCGCTGCCGGTGGCGATCACCGGCGGGGCCGCGTTCATCGCGCTGCTGGTGCTGGTCCCCGCCGGTGTCGGCCTGCTCATCGGACGGCTGGTGACCGCTACCCGAGCAGCGGATTCAGCACCAGCCACGCCTCCCACGCCCGTGTCACGCCGAACTGCGCGTTGA
- a CDS encoding family 43 glycosylhydrolase — protein sequence MPRPIRAMASTTGYLAVAAVLTACGSAEGITAPAPTTPTAVQKRADQPPADAAEAPLRTDRARQGAGTLVSGGPAAPYNYAPTAMLDGGRYRIWWCSQLPDVGVPGDDVLTASADSLNGPFPDGVAVLHGSGGGFDAMHTCDPSVIRVNGIYYMYYTGAAGDGALVNSIGLATSADGVTWQRNPNPIVQPSMDRQRANTYGVGQPSVLHLDGWFYLMFTDTTGAAANTAGAGQFVLRSPDPDFATSVQSLTPNGFQDVPGTKTKRSLSISNAYSADWMWVDAMNAFAVAHEVDGKGTVISFWDKEFTTHPYQDVVLGGPWKEGPGLVRRADGHAPASPQDPCVRVPVDVVRATRDDGQGPTGLSRFGLDIANANGCQTLATGDGVAMPSPDRMIVMVYGDRLVKIERRSVSARIAVQVLDKPVPGLDSLPVVAVIKAGAPVLHSPNRPYAFLLDGKLWPVGPSAVQANSSAVTETSDADWDARPKGGDLSAFRGN from the coding sequence ATGCCGAGACCCATCAGGGCCATGGCGAGCACGACCGGTTACCTGGCGGTGGCCGCGGTGCTCACGGCCTGCGGCAGCGCCGAGGGCATCACCGCGCCGGCGCCGACCACGCCGACGGCCGTGCAGAAGCGGGCCGACCAGCCGCCCGCGGACGCGGCCGAGGCGCCGTTACGCACCGACCGCGCCAGACAGGGGGCCGGCACGCTGGTGTCCGGCGGGCCGGCCGCGCCGTACAACTACGCGCCGACCGCGATGCTCGACGGCGGTCGGTACCGGATCTGGTGGTGCAGTCAGCTGCCCGACGTCGGGGTGCCCGGCGACGACGTGCTGACGGCCTCGGCCGACAGCCTGAACGGGCCGTTCCCCGACGGGGTGGCCGTGCTGCACGGGTCCGGCGGCGGCTTCGACGCCATGCACACCTGCGACCCGTCCGTCATTCGGGTCAACGGCATCTACTACATGTACTACACCGGCGCGGCCGGCGACGGCGCGCTGGTCAACTCCATCGGCCTCGCGACCAGCGCCGACGGCGTGACCTGGCAGCGCAACCCGAACCCGATCGTGCAGCCGTCGATGGACAGGCAGCGGGCCAACACCTACGGCGTCGGCCAGCCGTCCGTGCTGCATCTCGACGGCTGGTTCTACCTGATGTTCACGGACACCACCGGCGCGGCCGCGAACACCGCCGGTGCGGGGCAGTTCGTGTTGCGGTCACCGGATCCGGACTTCGCCACCAGTGTGCAGTCGTTGACGCCCAACGGTTTCCAGGACGTCCCCGGCACGAAGACCAAGCGCTCCTTGTCGATTTCCAACGCCTACAGCGCCGACTGGATGTGGGTGGACGCCATGAACGCGTTCGCCGTCGCGCACGAGGTCGACGGCAAGGGGACCGTGATCTCGTTCTGGGACAAGGAATTCACCACGCACCCGTACCAGGACGTCGTGCTGGGCGGGCCGTGGAAGGAGGGCCCGGGGCTGGTGCGCCGGGCCGACGGGCACGCGCCGGCCTCGCCGCAGGACCCGTGCGTGCGGGTGCCGGTCGACGTCGTGCGAGCGACCAGGGACGACGGCCAGGGGCCGACCGGGCTGAGCCGGTTCGGGCTGGACATCGCCAACGCCAACGGCTGCCAGACGTTGGCCACCGGGGACGGGGTCGCGATGCCGTCGCCGGACCGCATGATCGTCATGGTGTACGGGGACCGGCTGGTGAAGATCGAGCGGCGGTCGGTGTCGGCGCGGATCGCCGTGCAGGTGCTGGACAAGCCGGTGCCGGGGCTGGACTCGCTGCCGGTGGTCGCGGTGATCAAGGCCGGCGCCCCGGTGCTGCACTCGCCGAACCGACCGTACGCGTTCCTGCTCGACGGCAAGCTCTGGCCGGTCGGGCCGAGCGCCGTCCAGGCGAACTCCTCGGCCGTCACCGAGACGAGTGACGCCGACTGGGACGCCCGCCCCAAGGGCGGCGACCTGTCAGCCTTCCGCGGGAACTGA
- a CDS encoding dihydroorotase, with product MLIKGVRLYGEGDPVDILVRDGVIAEIGPWLDAASTQEITDVEVIDADGQVALPGFVDLHTHLREPGREDTETIATGSAAAALGGYTAVFAMANTDPVADNAVIVEHVWRRGREVGLVDVHPVGAVTVGLKGEKLAELGTMARSQADVRVFSDDGHCVADPLIMRRALEYTKALDGVIAQHAEEPRLTVNAQAHEGERAARLGLAGWPAAAEESIVARDCLLAKQTGARLHVCHVSTAGTVDVLRWAKERGTKVSAEVTPHHLLLTDERLATYDPVNKVNPPLRTESDVQVLREALAEGVVDCVATDHAPHAPQDKDCEWSAARPGMLGLQTALSIVVETLVRPGLLDWRGVARVMSEKPAEIAGLPDQGRPLAVGEPATLVLVDPTARWTVRGAELASIAGNTPFEGMELPGVVRTTMLRGRVTVSEGKVQS from the coding sequence ATGCTGATCAAGGGAGTCCGGCTCTACGGCGAGGGCGACCCGGTCGACATCCTGGTGCGCGACGGCGTGATCGCCGAGATCGGCCCGTGGCTGGACGCCGCCAGCACCCAGGAGATCACCGACGTCGAGGTCATCGACGCGGACGGCCAGGTCGCGCTGCCCGGCTTCGTCGACCTGCACACGCACCTGCGGGAGCCGGGCCGCGAGGACACCGAGACGATCGCCACCGGCTCGGCCGCGGCGGCGCTGGGCGGCTACACCGCCGTGTTCGCCATGGCCAACACCGACCCGGTCGCCGACAACGCCGTGATCGTCGAGCACGTCTGGCGGCGGGGCCGCGAGGTCGGCCTGGTCGACGTGCATCCGGTCGGCGCGGTCACCGTCGGGCTGAAGGGCGAGAAGCTCGCCGAGCTCGGCACGATGGCCCGCAGTCAGGCCGACGTCCGCGTGTTCTCCGACGACGGCCACTGCGTCGCCGACCCGCTGATCATGCGCCGGGCGCTGGAGTACACCAAGGCGCTGGACGGTGTGATCGCGCAGCACGCGGAGGAGCCGCGGCTGACCGTCAACGCCCAGGCGCACGAGGGCGAGCGGGCGGCCCGGCTGGGCCTGGCCGGCTGGCCGGCGGCGGCCGAGGAGTCGATCGTCGCCCGGGACTGCCTGCTGGCCAAGCAGACCGGGGCGCGGCTGCACGTCTGCCACGTCTCCACCGCCGGCACGGTCGACGTGCTGCGGTGGGCGAAGGAGCGCGGCACCAAGGTGTCCGCCGAGGTGACGCCGCACCACCTGCTGCTGACCGACGAGCGGCTGGCCACGTACGACCCGGTGAACAAGGTGAACCCGCCGCTGCGCACGGAATCCGACGTGCAGGTGCTGCGTGAGGCGCTGGCCGAGGGTGTCGTCGACTGCGTCGCCACGGACCACGCGCCGCATGCCCCGCAGGACAAGGACTGCGAGTGGTCGGCCGCCCGGCCGGGCATGCTCGGCCTGCAGACGGCGCTGTCCATCGTGGTCGAAACGCTGGTGCGGCCGGGGTTGCTGGACTGGCGCGGCGTGGCCCGCGTGATGAGCGAGAAGCCGGCGGAGATCGCCGGCCTGCCCGACCAGGGCCGGCCGCTGGCCGTGGGCGAACCGGCGACGCTGGTGCTGGTCGACCCCACCGCCCGGTGGACGGTGCGCGGCGCGGAACTGGCCAGCATCGCCGGCAACACCCCGTTCGAGGGCATGGAGTTGCCGGGAGTGGTCCGCACCACGATGCTGCGCGGGCGGGTCACCGTGTCCGAGGGGAAGGTCCAGTCATGA
- the pyrR gene encoding bifunctional pyr operon transcriptional regulator/uracil phosphoribosyltransferase PyrR → MAPRVRGATDPAERELLSAGDVARTIARMAHQIIEKTSLGSAESDSRANQPVVLLGIPSRGAPLARRLAELIAEFSDVRVPVGALDVTLYRDDLRHRPNRPLESTTLPEGGIDNCLVVLVDDVLFSGRTIRAALDALRDAGRPSAVQLAVLVDRGHRELPIRADYVGKNVPTSRTEEVHVCFTEVDGRDGVYLRREDHQ, encoded by the coding sequence GTGGCGCCGCGTGTTCGTGGCGCGACGGACCCGGCCGAGCGCGAGCTCCTCTCGGCCGGCGATGTCGCGCGCACCATCGCCCGAATGGCCCATCAGATCATCGAGAAGACGTCCCTCGGCAGCGCTGAGTCGGATTCTCGGGCCAATCAACCCGTGGTCCTGCTGGGCATCCCCAGCCGGGGAGCGCCGCTGGCGCGCCGGCTGGCCGAGCTGATCGCCGAGTTCAGCGACGTCCGCGTGCCCGTCGGCGCGCTCGACGTCACCCTCTACCGCGACGACCTGCGGCACCGGCCGAACCGGCCGCTGGAGTCGACCACACTGCCCGAGGGCGGCATCGACAACTGCCTGGTCGTGCTGGTCGACGACGTGCTGTTCTCCGGCCGCACGATCCGCGCCGCGCTCGACGCCCTGCGCGACGCCGGCCGCCCTTCCGCGGTGCAGCTGGCGGTCCTGGTCGACCGCGGCCACCGCGAGCTGCCGATCCGCGCCGACTACGTGGGCAAGAACGTGCCGACCTCGCGCACCGAGGAGGTGCACGTCTGCTTCACCGAGGTGGACGGGCGCGACGGCGTGTACCTGCGACGGGAAGACCACCAGTGA
- a CDS encoding carboxymuconolactone decarboxylase family protein yields the protein MTSAVTAGDRLRQLDPVFAQMTLASAGHARSVAELTDREKTFLAVVGDICQGSLGLAFEAHVRAGLRAGVTVEDLRGLLRFVSYDIGYPAAVAGFEALAALAEEPTTAAALDESLVSTGPDAAPSPLPAPVRDRLAGMDPHFAEYFDLQSRMRGGNGPGTLSERERGLVSLSVDVHYGTLGDTFRIHVDRALRGGASPDDVRAALRFNAQFGVTRAWEAWLVLNPLLG from the coding sequence ATGACTTCAGCGGTGACCGCCGGGGACCGACTCCGGCAACTGGACCCCGTGTTCGCGCAGATGACGCTGGCCAGCGCCGGGCACGCCCGGTCGGTCGCGGAACTGACCGACCGGGAGAAGACGTTCCTGGCCGTGGTCGGCGACATCTGCCAGGGCAGCCTCGGGCTGGCGTTCGAGGCGCACGTCCGGGCCGGGCTGCGGGCCGGCGTGACCGTCGAGGACCTGCGCGGACTGCTGCGCTTCGTCTCGTACGACATCGGATACCCGGCCGCCGTGGCCGGGTTCGAGGCGCTGGCGGCGTTGGCCGAGGAGCCGACGACGGCCGCGGCGCTGGACGAGTCGCTGGTGAGCACCGGCCCGGACGCGGCGCCGAGCCCGCTGCCGGCGCCGGTCCGGGATCGGTTGGCGGGCATGGATCCGCACTTCGCGGAGTACTTCGATCTCCAGTCACGGATGCGCGGCGGGAACGGGCCGGGGACGCTCAGCGAGCGGGAGCGCGGCCTGGTCAGCCTCAGCGTCGACGTTCACTACGGGACTCTCGGCGACACCTTCCGCATCCACGTCGACCGAGCGTTGCGCGGCGGCGCCTCGCCCGACGACGTGCGCGCCGCGCTCCGGTTCAACGCGCAGTTCGGCGTGACACGGGCGTGGGAGGCGTGGCTGGTGCTGAATCCGCTGCTCGGGTAG
- a CDS encoding M24 family metallopeptidase: MAEMHGRRRAALRRLLAERELDTLLVTNLLNVRYLTGFTGSNAALLVTRDDAVFCTDGRYDTSSASQVPDLERVIERDCGLALAARATGRIGFESDHVTVDGLADLSEAARAELVRAPGLVAELRVIKDETEIEALRMACAAADRALAALIEHGGLRPGRTEREVARALDDGLRDQGATGPAFATIVAAGEHSAIPHHEPTDAALKAGDLVKMDFGALVDGYHSDMTRTVVLGRAADWQTEMYELVAAAQAAGRAALRPGTPLAGVDDAARSVIAAAGRAEQFPHGVGHGVGLEIHEAPALNKAGTGTLAAGMAVTVEPGVYVPGQGGVRIEDTLIVREGAPELLTLTTKELVVV; encoded by the coding sequence ATGGCTGAGATGCACGGCAGGAGGCGGGCGGCGCTGCGCCGGCTGCTCGCCGAGCGCGAGCTGGACACGCTGCTGGTGACGAATCTGCTCAACGTGCGCTACCTCACCGGCTTCACCGGCTCGAACGCGGCGCTGCTCGTCACCCGCGACGACGCCGTGTTCTGCACGGACGGCCGGTACGACACGTCGTCGGCAAGCCAGGTGCCGGACCTGGAGCGGGTCATCGAGCGGGACTGCGGTCTGGCGCTGGCCGCTCGGGCGACGGGACGGATCGGTTTCGAGAGCGACCACGTCACCGTGGACGGCCTGGCCGACCTGTCCGAGGCCGCGCGGGCGGAGCTGGTCCGGGCCCCGGGCCTGGTCGCGGAGCTGCGGGTGATCAAGGACGAGACGGAGATCGAGGCGCTGCGGATGGCGTGCGCGGCGGCGGACCGGGCGCTGGCGGCGTTGATCGAGCACGGCGGCCTGCGCCCCGGCCGCACCGAGCGCGAGGTGGCGCGGGCGCTGGACGACGGCCTGCGCGACCAGGGCGCGACCGGGCCGGCGTTCGCCACGATCGTGGCGGCGGGGGAGCACTCGGCCATCCCGCACCACGAGCCGACCGACGCCGCGCTCAAGGCCGGTGACCTGGTGAAGATGGACTTCGGCGCGCTGGTCGACGGCTACCACTCGGACATGACCCGCACGGTGGTGCTGGGCCGGGCCGCCGACTGGCAGACCGAGATGTACGAGCTGGTGGCGGCGGCGCAGGCGGCCGGCCGCGCGGCGCTGCGGCCCGGCACGCCGCTGGCCGGCGTGGACGACGCGGCCCGCTCGGTGATCGCCGCGGCCGGCCGGGCGGAGCAGTTCCCGCACGGTGTCGGACACGGCGTCGGCCTGGAGATCCACGAGGCTCCGGCACTGAACAAGGCCGGTACCGGTACACTTGCCGCCGGCATGGCGGTCACCGTCGAGCCCGGCGTCTACGTGCCCGGGCAGGGCGGGGTCCGCATCGAGGACACTCTCATCGTGCGCGAGGGTGCGCCCGAGCTGCTCACCCTGACCACGAAGGAACTCGTGGTCGTCTGA
- the nusB gene encoding transcription antitermination factor NusB, with amino-acid sequence MGARSKYRKRAVDVLYEADLRGADAVTLLAERVGSPDVPPVNDYTIALVEGITANRARIDELISEHAEGWTLARMPAVDRAVLRLGVYELLWAADVDDAVAISEAVELAKQLSTDDSPRFVNGVLDSIARIAVHLRAAL; translated from the coding sequence ATGGGTGCCCGCAGCAAATACCGCAAACGCGCGGTCGACGTCCTGTACGAGGCGGACCTGCGCGGCGCGGACGCCGTGACGCTGCTCGCGGAGCGGGTCGGCTCGCCCGACGTGCCCCCGGTCAACGACTACACGATCGCCCTGGTCGAGGGCATCACGGCGAACCGGGCGCGGATCGACGAGCTGATCTCCGAGCACGCCGAGGGCTGGACCCTGGCCCGGATGCCGGCGGTGGACCGCGCCGTGCTCCGGCTGGGCGTGTACGAGCTGCTGTGGGCGGCCGACGTGGACGACGCGGTGGCCATCAGCGAGGCCGTCGAGCTGGCCAAGCAGCTGTCCACCGACGACTCGCCGCGCTTCGTCAACGGCGTGCTGGACAGCATCGCCCGCATCGCGGTGCACCTGCGGGCCGCTCTCTAA
- a CDS encoding TetR/AcrR family transcriptional regulator, producing the protein METGTRKPNARGRGDQLREEIVTAATAMLAELGDDEALSLRAVARTVKIAATSVYLHFPDRDALVLAVMERFNGLMVEAGSRGEAAGTDAAARLRGWICGLIDCALRNPGLYKVMHESHVNRGIGMPFKQTIGVRTTEAVRRCLDEGLAPAGDAATIAADLRAAVTGMLSLRINEPDLPWPPVDEQVDRFLTKLVGLSVPAEG; encoded by the coding sequence ATGGAGACGGGCACCCGGAAGCCGAACGCGCGCGGTCGCGGCGACCAGCTGCGCGAGGAGATCGTCACGGCGGCGACCGCGATGCTGGCGGAGCTCGGTGATGACGAGGCGCTGTCGCTGCGGGCCGTGGCCCGCACGGTGAAGATCGCCGCCACCTCCGTCTATCTGCACTTTCCCGACCGGGACGCGCTGGTGCTCGCGGTGATGGAGCGGTTCAACGGGCTGATGGTCGAGGCCGGCAGCCGCGGCGAGGCGGCGGGCACGGACGCGGCCGCGCGGCTCAGGGGCTGGATCTGCGGCCTGATCGACTGCGCCCTGCGCAACCCGGGCCTGTACAAGGTGATGCACGAGAGCCACGTCAACCGCGGCATCGGCATGCCCTTCAAGCAAACGATCGGCGTGCGGACGACCGAGGCCGTGCGGCGCTGCCTGGACGAGGGGCTCGCGCCGGCCGGCGACGCCGCCACCATCGCGGCCGACCTGCGCGCGGCCGTCACCGGCATGCTGTCGCTGCGGATCAACGAGCCGGACCTGCCCTGGCCGCCGGTCGACGAGCAGGTCGACCGGTTTCTGACAAAGCTGGTCGGGTTGTCAGTTCCCGCGGAAGGCTGA
- the carA gene encoding glutamine-hydrolyzing carbamoyl-phosphate synthase small subunit yields MSAREQAALVVEDGRVFRGEAYGALGATLGEVVFCTGMTGYQETLTDPSYHGQIVVQTAPQIGNTGWNDEDDESSRIWVSGYVVRDPARRPSNWRATRSLDDELVRQGVVGIAGVDTRTLTRHIRERGAMRAGVFSGDELSDVDTMLARVQAAPQMKGADLAGDVTTAQTYVVPADGERRFRVAALDLGIKSNTPRMMAARGIEVHVLPLHSTLDDLLAVEPDGVFLSNGPGDPATQEHGVALTQGVLERRIPLFGICFGNQILGRALGRGTYKLQYGHRGINVPVIDTATGRVAITAQNHGFALEGEPGERFDTPFGPATVSHYCPNDGTVEGLRCIEAPAFSVQYHPEAAAGPHDAAALFDEFCQLMSEAR; encoded by the coding sequence GTGAGCGCTCGCGAGCAGGCGGCGTTGGTGGTCGAGGACGGTCGGGTCTTCCGTGGTGAGGCGTACGGGGCGCTCGGCGCGACCCTGGGCGAGGTCGTGTTCTGCACGGGCATGACCGGCTACCAGGAGACGCTGACGGACCCGTCCTACCACGGCCAGATCGTGGTGCAGACGGCGCCGCAGATCGGCAACACCGGCTGGAACGACGAGGACGACGAGTCGTCGCGGATCTGGGTTTCCGGTTACGTGGTGCGGGATCCGGCGCGGCGGCCGTCGAACTGGCGGGCCACCCGGTCGCTGGACGACGAGCTGGTGCGGCAGGGTGTCGTCGGCATCGCCGGCGTGGACACACGCACGCTGACCCGGCACATCCGGGAGCGCGGCGCGATGCGCGCCGGCGTGTTCTCCGGCGACGAACTGTCCGATGTGGACACGATGCTGGCCCGGGTGCAGGCGGCGCCGCAGATGAAGGGCGCGGACCTGGCCGGCGACGTGACGACCGCGCAGACCTACGTGGTGCCCGCCGACGGCGAGCGCCGGTTCCGGGTCGCCGCGCTGGACCTGGGCATCAAGTCCAACACGCCCCGGATGATGGCCGCCCGCGGCATCGAGGTGCACGTGCTGCCGCTGCACTCCACGCTGGACGACCTGCTGGCCGTGGAGCCGGACGGCGTGTTCCTGTCCAACGGCCCCGGCGACCCGGCCACCCAGGAGCACGGTGTGGCCTTGACGCAGGGGGTGCTGGAGCGGCGGATCCCGCTGTTCGGCATCTGCTTCGGCAACCAGATCCTGGGCCGGGCCCTGGGCCGCGGCACGTACAAGCTGCAGTACGGCCACCGCGGCATCAACGTGCCGGTGATCGACACCGCCACCGGCCGGGTCGCGATCACCGCGCAGAACCACGGCTTCGCCCTGGAGGGCGAGCCGGGGGAGCGCTTCGACACCCCGTTCGGGCCGGCCACGGTGAGCCACTACTGCCCGAACGACGGCACGGTGGAGGGCCTGCGCTGCATCGAGGCGCCGGCGTTCTCCGTGCAGTACCACCCGGAGGCCGCCGCCGGCCCGCACGACGCCGCGGCCCTGTTCGACGAGTTCTGCCAGCTGATGAGTGAGGCCCGCTGA
- a CDS encoding PH-like domain-containing protein, with the protein MTRLVLVLVVLAFFVLCAAAMWWGWRNRARRQAETLPALPSAPAELGAELLPEASGVYVSTTTDESWQDRVAVGDVGFRSEATLHLHDKGLLIDRVGASPVWIPRDAVRDARVGQGLAGKVMFGDGLLIVRWQVENQLLDSGFRADEKEHYQEWVTALRSMAGVGGGAQ; encoded by the coding sequence ATGACGCGCCTGGTGTTGGTGCTCGTCGTGCTGGCGTTCTTCGTGCTGTGCGCCGCCGCGATGTGGTGGGGCTGGCGGAACAGGGCCCGCCGGCAGGCGGAGACGCTGCCCGCGCTGCCGTCCGCGCCGGCCGAGCTCGGCGCCGAGCTGCTGCCCGAGGCCAGCGGCGTCTACGTCAGCACGACGACGGACGAAAGCTGGCAGGACCGGGTCGCGGTCGGCGACGTCGGCTTCCGCTCGGAGGCGACGCTTCACCTGCACGACAAGGGTTTGCTCATCGACCGGGTGGGCGCGAGCCCGGTCTGGATCCCCCGCGACGCGGTCCGGGACGCGCGGGTCGGCCAGGGGCTGGCCGGCAAGGTGATGTTCGGCGACGGCCTGCTCATCGTCCGGTGGCAGGTGGAGAACCAGCTGCTGGACAGCGGGTTTCGCGCCGACGAGAAGGAGCACTACCAGGAGTGGGTGACCGCGCTGCGGTCCATGGCAGGCGTTGGAGGTGGCGCGCAGTGA
- a CDS encoding aspartate carbamoyltransferase catalytic subunit, protein MKHLLSTDGLDPAQATAVLDTADTLKRTLLGREVRKLPTLRGRTVVTMFYENSTRTRVSFEVAGKWMSADVINVSAGGSSVGKGESLRDTALTLSAAGADLVIVRHPASGAAHRLAGWLEGTGTAVVNAGDGMHEHPTQALLDAATLRERLGQIAGKRIAIVGDVLHSRVARSNVHLLTALGAEVVLVAPPTLLPAGVDNWPVAVSHELDAELPALDAVMMLRVQAERMHGGFFPSAREYSIAYGLNERRLSLLPEHAVVLHPGPMLRGMEISAAVADSPRAAITEQVRNGVHVRMAVLYHLLAGEEEAA, encoded by the coding sequence GTGAAACACCTGCTCTCCACCGACGGCCTGGACCCGGCGCAGGCCACCGCGGTGCTGGACACCGCGGACACGCTCAAGCGCACGCTGCTCGGCCGCGAGGTCCGCAAGCTGCCGACGCTGCGCGGCCGGACCGTGGTCACGATGTTCTACGAGAACTCCACCCGCACCCGCGTCTCCTTCGAGGTCGCGGGCAAGTGGATGAGCGCCGACGTGATCAACGTGTCGGCCGGCGGCTCCTCGGTCGGCAAGGGCGAGTCGCTGCGCGACACCGCCCTCACGCTGTCCGCCGCCGGCGCCGACCTGGTGATCGTCCGGCACCCGGCCTCCGGCGCGGCCCACCGGCTGGCCGGCTGGCTGGAAGGCACCGGCACCGCCGTGGTCAACGCCGGCGACGGCATGCACGAGCACCCCACGCAGGCCCTGCTGGACGCGGCCACGCTGCGGGAGCGGCTCGGGCAGATCGCCGGCAAGCGGATCGCGATCGTCGGCGACGTGCTGCACAGCCGGGTCGCGCGGTCCAACGTGCACCTGCTGACGGCGCTCGGCGCCGAGGTCGTGCTGGTCGCGCCGCCGACGCTGCTGCCGGCCGGCGTGGACAACTGGCCGGTGGCCGTGTCGCACGAGCTGGACGCCGAGCTGCCGGCGCTGGACGCCGTGATGATGCTGCGCGTGCAGGCCGAACGCATGCACGGCGGTTTCTTCCCGTCCGCGCGGGAGTACTCGATCGCCTACGGCCTCAACGAGCGACGCCTGTCGCTGCTGCCCGAGCACGCCGTCGTGCTGCATCCCGGGCCCATGCTGCGCGGCATGGAGATCTCGGCGGCCGTCGCGGACTCGCCGCGCGCCGCCATCACCGAGCAAGTCCGCAACGGGGTGCACGTCCGGATGGCCGTGCTGTACCACCTGCTCGCGGGGGAGGAAGAAGCCGCATGA
- the bldD gene encoding transcriptional regulator BldD has protein sequence MGDYAKALGAKLRAIRQQQGLSLHGVEQKSGGRWKAVVVGSYERGDRAVTVQKLAELADFYGVPVAELLPEGRVPSGAEPATKIVINLERLQQLPAEKVGPLARYAATIQSQRGDYNGKVLSIRTEDLRSLAIIYDMTPGELTEQLIDWGVLPPEARPSKED, from the coding sequence ATGGGCGATTACGCCAAGGCGCTGGGGGCCAAGCTCCGCGCCATCCGCCAGCAGCAGGGATTGTCACTGCATGGCGTCGAGCAGAAGTCCGGCGGTCGCTGGAAGGCGGTCGTCGTCGGCTCCTACGAGCGCGGCGACCGGGCGGTCACCGTGCAGAAGCTGGCCGAGCTGGCGGACTTCTACGGCGTGCCCGTGGCCGAGCTGCTGCCGGAGGGCCGCGTGCCGTCGGGGGCCGAGCCGGCCACGAAGATCGTCATCAATCTGGAGCGGCTGCAGCAGCTGCCGGCGGAGAAGGTCGGACCGCTGGCCCGCTACGCCGCCACCATCCAGAGCCAGCGCGGCGACTACAACGGCAAGGTGCTCTCCATCCGCACCGAGGACCTGCGGTCGCTGGCCATCATCTACGACATGACCCCCGGCGAGCTGACCGAGCAGCTCATCGACTGGGGCGTCCTGCCGCCCGAGGCCCGACCCTCGAAGGAAGACTGA